The Microbacter sp. GSS18 genome has a segment encoding these proteins:
- a CDS encoding aldo/keto reductase, whose product MIIEESYTLSNGVEIPKLGLGTWFINNADVVPAVKSALEVGYRHIDTAQAYRNEKGVGEAVRTAGVKREDVFVTTKLDAGAKSYKRAVAGIDRSLKTMGLDHIDMMIIHSPQPWTQFRGDKPFFEENRQVWKALEDAYTAGKLRAIGLSNFERADLDNILEVATVNPMVNQILAHIGNTPHELIEYTQSKGILVEAYSPVAHGQLLKNEQVKALAEKYGVSVPQLSIRYVLQLGLLPLPKTANPAHMKANAELDFVISDEDMATLQNIEPITDYGSASAMPVYGGKLTVGSMLKMIFSRD is encoded by the coding sequence ATGATCATCGAAGAGAGCTACACACTGTCCAATGGCGTCGAGATCCCGAAGCTCGGCCTCGGCACCTGGTTCATCAACAACGCCGACGTGGTTCCCGCCGTCAAGAGCGCGCTGGAGGTCGGCTATCGCCACATCGACACCGCCCAGGCGTACCGCAACGAGAAGGGCGTCGGCGAGGCCGTGCGCACCGCAGGCGTCAAGCGCGAGGACGTGTTCGTCACGACGAAACTCGACGCGGGCGCCAAGTCGTACAAGCGCGCCGTGGCCGGCATCGACCGGTCGCTGAAGACGATGGGCCTGGACCACATCGACATGATGATCATCCACAGCCCGCAGCCGTGGACGCAGTTCCGCGGCGACAAGCCGTTCTTCGAGGAGAACCGCCAGGTCTGGAAGGCGCTGGAAGACGCCTACACCGCCGGCAAGCTGCGGGCGATCGGCCTGTCGAACTTCGAGAGGGCCGACCTCGACAACATCCTCGAGGTCGCGACCGTGAATCCGATGGTCAACCAGATCCTCGCGCACATCGGCAACACGCCCCACGAGCTCATCGAGTACACCCAGTCGAAGGGCATCCTCGTCGAGGCATACTCGCCGGTCGCCCACGGCCAGCTGCTGAAGAACGAGCAGGTGAAGGCCCTCGCCGAGAAGTACGGCGTGTCGGTCCCGCAGCTGTCGATCCGCTACGTGCTGCAGCTGGGTCTGCTGCCGCTCCCGAAGACGGCGAACCCCGCCCACATGAAGGCCAACGCCGAGCTCGATTTCGTCATCTCGGACGAGGACATGGCGACGCTTCAGAACATCGAGCCGATCACCGACTACGG
- a CDS encoding NADP-dependent oxidoreductase: MKAIGLTQYGGPEVLHPVDLPDPHPAAGEIRIRVAAAALNPADVMLRDGSLAAIYEGLELPYVPGMDVAGTVDEVGEGVDVEVGARVVAILDNTGSFGGYSEYVVVPAASATAAPAGADWAESASFLMNALTARNALDTLALPAGSTILVTGAAGAVGASSVALAHQDGLRVIALAGADDEADVRALGADVFVPRGDGAIEAILAAAPDGVDAVLDGATLYAAILPAVRDGGALIDLRFWDAEPERGIRVLHVNVRQRAQDQAAITRLREQVEGGILPLRVAATYPAVDAVAAHARLDAGGLRGRIVLAFPVDAAD, encoded by the coding sequence ATGAAGGCGATCGGCCTGACCCAGTACGGCGGACCCGAGGTCCTGCACCCTGTCGACCTCCCCGACCCGCACCCGGCCGCGGGCGAGATCCGCATCCGCGTCGCCGCGGCAGCGCTCAACCCCGCCGACGTGATGCTCCGGGACGGGTCGCTCGCGGCGATCTACGAGGGCCTCGAGCTTCCCTACGTCCCCGGCATGGACGTCGCCGGCACGGTCGACGAGGTCGGCGAGGGTGTCGATGTCGAGGTCGGCGCGCGGGTCGTGGCGATCCTCGACAACACCGGCTCGTTCGGCGGCTACAGCGAGTACGTCGTCGTCCCGGCGGCCTCCGCGACGGCGGCTCCTGCGGGCGCCGATTGGGCGGAGTCCGCGTCCTTCCTCATGAACGCGCTGACCGCGCGCAACGCGCTTGACACGCTCGCGCTCCCCGCCGGCAGCACAATCCTGGTCACCGGAGCCGCCGGAGCGGTGGGCGCCTCCTCCGTCGCCCTCGCGCACCAGGACGGGCTCCGGGTGATCGCTCTGGCCGGCGCCGACGACGAGGCGGATGTCCGCGCCCTCGGCGCCGACGTGTTCGTCCCCCGCGGCGACGGCGCGATCGAGGCGATCCTCGCCGCGGCGCCCGACGGAGTCGACGCCGTGCTCGACGGCGCGACCCTCTACGCCGCGATCCTCCCGGCAGTCCGCGACGGCGGCGCGCTGATCGACCTGCGCTTCTGGGATGCCGAGCCCGAGCGCGGCATCCGCGTGCTCCACGTGAACGTCCGCCAGCGCGCCCAGGACCAGGCCGCGATCACGCGCCTGCGTGAGCAGGTCGAAGGGGGCATCCTCCCGCTGCGCGTTGCCGCGACCTACCCCGCCGTCGATGCGGTCGCCGCCCACGCTCGGCTGGACGCCGGCGGGCTGCGAGGCCGGATCGTCCTCGCCTTTCCCGTCGATGCGGCTGACTGA
- a CDS encoding helix-turn-helix transcriptional regulator has protein sequence MDNRTEVRDFLTARRARLKPEDVGLPNFGGRRHVKGLRREEVAMLAGVSSEYYARLERGDIAGVSDQVLDALADVLQLDDTERAHLANLARTASATGRTRRPKVAPQSVRPGVLAAVNAITGAPAFVRNGALDILAVNDLGRAYYAPLFEAAGDGTPNIAKFNVFDPAARSFYPDWTRAIDGTVAILRYEAAKNPYDRRITEVIGELSTRSEVFRDRWANAVVHRHDAGLKVAIHPAVGELSLHMVGTEVITEPGLSIMIYSAEAGSAGEEKLRLLASWAATAQVESADSDQTRNARS, from the coding sequence ATGGACAACCGCACTGAGGTCCGTGACTTCCTCACGGCACGACGTGCCCGGCTCAAGCCCGAGGACGTCGGCCTGCCCAACTTCGGAGGCAGGAGACACGTCAAGGGACTGCGCCGCGAAGAGGTCGCGATGCTCGCCGGCGTCTCGAGCGAGTACTACGCCCGACTCGAGCGCGGCGACATCGCCGGAGTCTCCGACCAGGTGCTCGACGCGCTCGCCGATGTGCTGCAGCTGGACGACACCGAGCGCGCGCACCTGGCGAACCTGGCGCGCACGGCATCTGCGACCGGCCGCACCCGTCGGCCGAAGGTCGCGCCGCAGTCGGTGCGACCGGGCGTCCTGGCAGCGGTGAACGCCATCACCGGCGCACCGGCGTTCGTCCGCAACGGAGCCCTCGACATCCTCGCCGTCAACGATCTCGGGCGGGCGTACTATGCGCCGCTGTTCGAGGCGGCGGGCGACGGCACCCCGAACATCGCCAAGTTCAACGTCTTCGACCCGGCGGCACGCTCGTTCTACCCCGACTGGACCCGCGCGATCGACGGCACCGTTGCGATCCTGCGCTACGAGGCCGCGAAGAACCCGTACGACAGGCGGATCACCGAGGTGATCGGAGAGCTGTCCACGCGCAGCGAGGTCTTCCGCGACCGATGGGCGAACGCGGTCGTGCACCGGCACGACGCGGGACTGAAGGTCGCCATCCATCCCGCTGTCGGCGAGCTGTCGCTGCACATGGTCGGCACCGAGGTCATCACCGAGCCGGGCCTGTCCATCATGATCTATTCCGCCGAGGCGGGGTCCGCCGGGGAAGAGAAGCTTCGGCTTCTGGCCAGCTGGGCCGCCACAGCGCAGGTCGAGTCCGCGGACTCCGACCAGACACGCAACGCTCGCAGCTGA